One part of the Thermoanaerobacterium sp. CMT5567-10 genome encodes these proteins:
- a CDS encoding DUF4830 domain-containing protein, with translation MKKFLLLFCVLLTIFMTACSSGQFNAYREDTKFLLKYGFSPEKESSYFNVTIPSDWNIQGTSMPVGLYWTEVNFLSRDIGYNIEKYKGKSVEAVIYRLNEKLPGLGESSKYTYPVNAVILRDGQNIIGAWLEFNASTPLSLKKNYIETLTERPWIDWVAAHGFLKQMSSPATDSLTPEELIYAFFNGINKEDKSLIYSTLSIDMLHDMLYINRPAKTLYNTDFEQNSLELNTKAATVLSTEENKSYTPIKNKNIYESREFMVIVNMTLKSEDNISIKSGKNTFFFIISKSTKDSPWKIESIGTGP, from the coding sequence TTGAAGAAGTTTTTGCTTTTGTTTTGTGTTTTATTGACGATATTTATGACTGCCTGTTCAAGTGGACAGTTCAATGCATATAGAGAAGATACGAAGTTTTTATTGAAGTACGGCTTTAGCCCTGAAAAAGAATCATCTTACTTCAATGTGACAATTCCATCTGATTGGAATATTCAAGGTACTTCTATGCCTGTTGGGCTTTATTGGACTGAAGTGAATTTTCTATCAAGGGATATAGGGTATAATATTGAAAAATACAAAGGCAAAAGTGTAGAAGCCGTAATATACAGATTAAATGAGAAACTGCCAGGATTAGGAGAAAGCAGCAAATACACATATCCTGTAAACGCTGTAATCTTGAGAGATGGACAGAATATAATAGGTGCATGGCTTGAGTTTAATGCATCAACACCTCTATCTCTTAAAAAGAACTACATTGAAACGCTTACGGAAAGGCCTTGGATTGACTGGGTAGCAGCCCACGGTTTTTTAAAGCAAATGTCATCTCCAGCTACAGATAGTCTTACACCTGAAGAGCTTATATACGCATTTTTTAACGGGATAAATAAAGAGGACAAAAGCTTAATATATTCAACTCTATCTATTGATATGCTGCACGACATGCTTTACATCAATAGACCAGCAAAAACCCTTTACAATACCGACTTTGAGCAAAATAGCCTCGAACTAAATACAAAAGCGGCAACTGTATTAAGCACAGAGGAAAACAAAAGTTACACGCCTATAAAAAACAAAAATATTTATGAAAGCAGAGAATTTATGGTAATAGTAAACATGACGTTAAAAAGTGAAGATAATATTTCCATAAAAAGCGGAAAAAACACATTCTTCTTCATCATATCAAAGTCTACAAAAGACTCACCTTGGAAAATAGAATCAATAGGAACAGGGCCATAA
- a CDS encoding ACT domain-containing protein, whose amino-acid sequence MKEESKFYIIREEILSDALKKTLMAKELIETGEAKTINDAVKKVGISRSAFYKYKDYIFPYSKFSKGKIITLSLLLEHMPGILSSILDIIAMMKGNVITINQSMPSLGVASVSISIDTQYMTKSIEALIKKIEEEHGVRKVEILGE is encoded by the coding sequence TTGAAGGAAGAAAGCAAGTTTTACATCATCAGAGAAGAGATCTTGTCTGATGCACTTAAAAAAACTCTCATGGCAAAGGAGCTCATCGAAACAGGAGAGGCAAAGACAATAAACGATGCAGTAAAGAAAGTTGGCATATCCAGAAGTGCGTTTTACAAGTACAAAGATTACATCTTTCCGTATTCGAAGTTTTCCAAGGGAAAGATAATAACTTTGTCGCTGCTTTTGGAGCATATGCCAGGTATCCTGTCGTCGATACTTGATATCATAGCTATGATGAAAGGAAATGTTATTACGATAAATCAAAGCATGCCGTCCCTTGGTGTTGCCAGTGTTTCTATCTCCATAGACACTCAATACATGACTAAAAGTATTGAAGCACTTATAAAAAAGATTGAGGAGGAGCATGGTGTCAGGAAGGTAGAGATACTTGGCGAATAA
- a CDS encoding ABC transporter ATP-binding protein, with protein MDGKNVNTPRRPVMRRHGPMGGHGPMVGGEKANDFKGTMKKLMSYLGDYKFSILFVIIFAAGSAALSIVGPKILSKAITKLYEGVMAKIAGTGNIDFDYIGKIILILIGLYLLSSGLGYIQGWIMTNVAMKVTYKFRKDIMEKINRMPLKYFDGTNHGEILSRITNDVDTISQTLNQSMTQIITSVTTVIGALVMMLTISVSMTAVTFLMIPISMGIIAVIIKFSQKYFKEQQDYLGHVNGHVEEMYGGHIVMKAFNYEKRSIEKFDEYNDELYKVAWKSQFLTGLMMPIMNSVSNLGYVGVVVLGSYLAIKGTIEVGDIQAFIQYVRSFTQPLAQIANISNILQQTAACAERVFEFLDEEEEVPETEHPIKLENVEGHVQFDHVHFGYNPDKIIINDFSADIKPGQKVAIVGPTGAGKTTIVKLLMRFYDVNEGRILIDGHDIREFTRSDLRSLFGMVLQDTWLYNGTIMDNIRYGKLNATDEEVIKAAKAAHVDHFVHMLPDGYNMVLNEEASNVSQGQKQLITIARAILADPKILILDEATSSVDTRTEILIQKAMDNLMKNRTSFIIAHRLSTIRDADLILVMDHGDIVEQGTHEELLAKGGFYAKLYLSQFEDEEIAS; from the coding sequence ATGGATGGAAAAAACGTAAATACTCCAAGGCGGCCTGTCATGAGAAGACATGGTCCTATGGGTGGCCACGGTCCTATGGTAGGCGGGGAAAAGGCCAACGATTTTAAAGGGACTATGAAGAAGCTTATGTCATACCTTGGCGACTATAAATTTTCAATACTATTTGTGATAATATTTGCTGCGGGAAGTGCAGCACTTTCCATAGTTGGACCTAAAATACTCAGCAAAGCCATAACAAAACTTTATGAAGGTGTCATGGCAAAGATAGCAGGCACCGGCAATATAGATTTTGACTACATCGGCAAGATAATTCTTATTCTCATTGGTTTGTACCTTTTAAGCTCAGGTCTTGGTTATATACAGGGTTGGATAATGACGAATGTAGCCATGAAAGTGACCTATAAATTCAGAAAAGACATAATGGAGAAGATAAACCGCATGCCTCTTAAATACTTTGACGGCACAAATCACGGTGAAATCTTGTCCCGCATAACAAACGATGTTGATACAATAAGCCAGACACTAAACCAAAGCATGACCCAGATAATCACATCGGTTACCACGGTAATCGGTGCATTGGTTATGATGCTGACTATCAGTGTATCCATGACAGCTGTGACATTTCTGATGATACCTATATCGATGGGTATAATAGCTGTAATAATAAAATTTTCACAGAAGTACTTTAAAGAGCAGCAAGATTATCTCGGCCACGTCAATGGTCACGTTGAGGAGATGTACGGCGGCCATATAGTCATGAAGGCATTTAACTATGAAAAGAGAAGCATAGAGAAATTTGACGAGTACAATGATGAACTTTACAAAGTTGCCTGGAAATCCCAATTTTTAACGGGACTTATGATGCCTATAATGAACTCTGTAAGCAATTTAGGCTATGTAGGTGTCGTCGTTTTAGGAAGCTACCTTGCTATAAAAGGGACGATTGAAGTAGGAGATATACAGGCGTTTATACAGTATGTAAGGTCATTTACTCAGCCGCTGGCGCAGATTGCCAATATCTCCAACATACTTCAGCAGACGGCAGCATGTGCTGAGCGTGTATTTGAGTTCTTGGATGAAGAAGAGGAAGTGCCTGAGACAGAGCATCCTATAAAACTGGAGAATGTAGAAGGACATGTGCAATTTGATCATGTACACTTTGGGTACAATCCAGATAAGATAATCATAAATGACTTCTCTGCAGACATAAAGCCGGGGCAAAAGGTAGCTATTGTAGGGCCGACTGGTGCTGGTAAGACTACGATAGTAAAGCTTTTGATGAGGTTCTACGATGTAAATGAAGGAAGGATACTGATAGATGGCCACGACATAAGGGAATTTACGCGAAGCGATCTAAGGTCATTGTTTGGAATGGTATTGCAGGATACATGGCTTTACAATGGTACGATAATGGACAATATAAGGTATGGAAAGCTAAATGCTACAGATGAGGAAGTCATAAAAGCCGCAAAAGCAGCACACGTTGACCACTTCGTTCATATGCTGCCTGACGGCTACAATATGGTCTTAAATGAGGAAGCTTCAAACGTATCTCAAGGTCAGAAGCAGCTTATTACTATAGCCAGAGCAATACTTGCTGACCCAAAGATACTTATACTGGATGAAGCTACAAGCTCTGTCGATACACGTACAGAGATCCTTATACAGAAGGCCATGGATAACCTTATGAAAAACCGCACAAGCTTTATAATCGCCCACAGGTTGTCTACCATAAGAGATGCTGATCTTATACTTGTAATGGATCATGGCGACATTGTAGAGCAAGGTACTCACGAAGAGCTTCTGGCAAAAGGTGGATTCTACGCTAAACTCTACTTAAGCCAGTTTGAAGATGAAGAAATAGCAAGCTAA
- a CDS encoding MBL fold metallo-hydrolase: MKFCSLRSGSSGNAAYIGYKDVHILVDAGLSGSMIEKSLENIDVSPRDITAILITHEHNDHIKGAGVLSRRYNIPIYANEATWASMENLLGEIDCDNKRFFKTGEDFTLGDVRIRPFKKSHDAAEPVGFSFFCGQNKATIATDLGYISRGVAANIMDSDIVLLESNHDIDMLIHGSYPWPLKKRILSEHGHLSNKDAAEAIKKFIKMKSIGIVYLGHLSHNNNKPEIAYKTVTDVLKEEGIDYEINMALRYTESDVVEI, encoded by the coding sequence ATGAAATTTTGTTCATTGAGGTCCGGAAGCAGTGGAAATGCCGCATACATTGGATACAAAGATGTACATATACTGGTGGATGCAGGTTTAAGCGGCAGCATGATTGAAAAAAGTCTTGAAAATATAGATGTCTCACCTAGAGACATTACGGCGATACTCATAACACATGAGCATAATGACCACATAAAAGGGGCCGGAGTACTGTCAAGGAGGTACAACATCCCCATATATGCCAATGAAGCAACGTGGGCTTCCATGGAAAACCTTCTTGGTGAGATAGACTGTGACAACAAGCGTTTTTTCAAAACCGGTGAAGATTTTACATTGGGAGATGTCAGAATAAGGCCTTTCAAAAAATCCCATGATGCGGCGGAACCTGTAGGCTTTTCATTTTTCTGTGGCCAGAATAAAGCCACCATAGCCACTGATTTAGGGTATATAAGTAGAGGCGTGGCAGCAAATATAATGGATTCCGATATTGTTTTGCTGGAGTCCAACCACGACATCGATATGCTTATACACGGTTCTTATCCATGGCCTTTAAAGAAGAGAATTCTTTCAGAACATGGCCATCTATCAAACAAAGATGCAGCAGAAGCTATTAAAAAATTTATAAAGATGAAATCAATCGGAATCGTGTACCTGGGGCATTTAAGCCATAACAACAATAAACCTGAGATAGCATACAAGACGGTTACAGATGTGCTGAAAGAAGAAGGAATAGATTATGAGATAAATATGGCTTTAAGGTATACAGAGAGCGACGTTGTAGAAATATAA